The segment GTACGACTGAAACAGCCGCAGCAAACCTGAAGGATTATACATGAGCACCCCCAAGCACAGCCGCCTCCTGATCCTGGGCTCCGGCCCGGCCGGCTACACGGCCGCCGTCTATGCGGCGCGCGCCAACCTGAAGCCGACCATGGTGACCGGCCTGCAGCAGGGCGGCCAGCTGATGACCACCACCGAGGTGGATAACTGGCCGGGTGACGAAAAGGGTGTGCAGGGCCCCGAACTGATGCGCCGCATGGCCGAGCACGCCGAGCGCTTCGAAACCGAGATGATGTTCGACCACATCCACCAGGTGGACCTGCAGAACCGCCCGTTCCGCCTCAAGGGCGACGCCGGCGAGTACACCTGTGATGCGCTGATCATCACCACGGGCGCCACCGCCAAGTACCTGGGCATCGCCTCCGAGGAGAAGTTCAAGGGCCGCGGCGTCTCCGCCTGCGCCACCTGCGACGGCTTCTTCTTCCGCGACCAGGACGTGGTCGTGGTCGGCGGCGGCAACACCGCCGTGGAAGAGGCGCTGTACCTGTCCAACATCGCCCGCAAGGTCTATCTCGTCCACCGCCGCGACAAGCTGCGCGCCGAAAAGATCATGCAGGACAAGGTCTTCGAGAAGGCCGCGGCCGGCAAGATCGAGCTGCTGTGGAACCACGCCATCGACGAAGTGCTGGGTGACGACTCCGGCGTGAATGGCGTGCGGGTGAAGGACGTGAACACCGGCGCCAAGCGCGATCTCGAGGTCCAGGGCTTCTTCGTGGCCATTGGCCACACCCCGAACACCGGCATCTTCGACGGCCAGCTGGAGATGAAGGACGGTTACATCCAGATCCAGTCCGGCCTGGCCGGCATGGCCACCGCGACCTCGGTCCCGGGCGTGTTCGCCGCCGGCGACGTGGCCGACCACGTCTACCGCCAGGCGATCACCTCGGCCGGCTTCGGCTGCATGGCCGCGCTGGACGCCGAGCGCTGGCTCGACCAGAACCACAAGCTCGACTGACCTGAGCACGGCCCCGCGCCTTCCACCGCGCGGGGCCGTCCGTCATGACTGACGTCCGCTTCCTGCAGGGCCTGCGCGACATCCCCGCTGCCGACTGGGATGCGCTCATCCCGGATGGCAATCCCTTCGTGTCCCATGCGTTCCTGCACGGGATGGAAGCGAAAGGCTGCCTGCGCGAGGACTACGGCTGGGCGCCCTACCACCTGGCCATCTTCGAAAACGGCCGCCTCGTGGCCGCCGCCCCCACCTACCTGAAGGGCAACTCGCATGGCGAGTTCGTCTTCGACTGGAGCTGGGCCGCCGCCTGGGAACGGGCCGGCGGGCAGTACTACCCCAAGATGCTCGTCGCGTCGCCCTACTCCCCGGTACCCGGGCCGCGCCTCCTCGTGCGTGAAGGCATCGGCGCGGACGTGCTGCGCAACCAGCTCACGGCCGCCCTTGTCGACGAGGCCGAGCGGCTTGGCCTGTCGTCCATCCACGCCAACTTCCTGGCCGAAGACGACCTGGACGCCTTCGACGACCGCTGGCTGGCCCGCTCGGACTACCAGTTCCACTGGCACAACCGCGGCTACCCCGATTTCGACGCCTTCCTCGGCGCGCTCACCGCCAAGAAGCGGAAGAACATCCGCCAGGAGCGGGCCAGGGCGCATGCCGCCGGCCTCACCCTGGAGATGCGCGGTGGCGATGAGCTCTCCGACATGGACTGGCGGCAGATCCACGGCCTGTACGAGCTGACCTTCGACCTGAAGGGCAACCACGCCGCCCTCACCGCGCGCTTCTTCCAGTACCTGGGCCGCGAACTCGGCCCGAACGTGCAGGTGGCGATGGCCCGCGACGGCGACGAGATTGTCGCCATGGCGCTGTTCCTGCGCGGCGGCGATGCCCTGTACGGCCGCTACTGGGGCGCCAGCGTGGAAATCTCCGGCCTGCATTTCGAGCTGTGCTACTACCGCGGCATCGACTATGCGATCCGCGAAGGCATCGCCCGCTTCGAACCCGGCGCGCAAGGCGAGCACAAGCTGGCCCGCGGCTTCCTGCCCACCCTCACCCACTCGCGCCACTACATCGCCCACGACGGCTTCCGCCGCGCCGTGGCCGACGCGCTTGAACAGGAAGCCGAACACCGCGAGGCTTACCGCGCCGAACTGCTCACCCATTCGCCGTACGCGGACCGATGATTCGCCTGCCCCAGCTCCACGCCGCCCGCCCCGGTCAGTTCCCCGACCCGGAAGGGGCGATGGTCGAACCCAACGGCCTGCTCGCCTGGGGCGGCGACCTCTCGGCCGAACGCCTGCTCGCCGCGTACTCACAGGGCGTGTTCCCGTGGTTCAACCCCGACGAGCCCATCCTGTGGTGGTCGCCCGACCCGCGCTGCGTCTTCCGCACCGACGGCGTGCACATCAGCCGCTCACTGCGTAAGCAACTGGCGACAACGCACTGGCGGCTCACCGCCGACACCTCGTTCAACCGCGTGATGCGCGCCTGCGCCGAACCACGAAACGGCCAGCCCGGTACGTGGATCGGCGACGAGATGATCGCGGCGTACCAGGAGCTGCACCGCCTCGGCCACGCACACAGCGTGGAGGTGTGGGATCGCGGCTCACTCGTCGGCGGCATCTACGGCGTGGCCATTGGCCGGCTGTTCTGCGGCGAGTCGATGTTCAGCGCCCGCACCGGCGGCTCAAAAGTCGCCCTGGCCGGCCTCTGCCAGCTGCTGCATGGCTGGGGTTTCCCCTTGCTCGATGCACAGGTGAGCAACCCCCACCTGGTGAGCATGGGCGCGATCGACATGCCACGAAAACAGTTCGTGGCCCAGGCCCGCCGCCTCGCCGCCATGCCGGGTATCCCCGGTAGCTGGATCAAGACCCAGGTCCCGCTTCCTACGTAAGGGTTCATTCGCGTGGAGAATGCGTGTTTTATGCGGCTTCGCCGCCTCGCGCTCGAGGGGTTTGGGAAGCAGCGGGTGGTCAGGCCCTTGGGGCCGACATAAGCGGAGGGCCGCGTAACGCAATGATCTTTGCGACACGGGCACCTACGGCCCGGTCCGCAGGTCCGCGTCTGGCGGACCCAAGGGCCTTCCCGCTCCCGACGCCGATGTCCCGCTCGGCGCGAAAAGCGTGCGGCGGCCCCCGTAATGCGCGAAGAACCTCTTTCCAGAGGCGTCAGAGCGCGACCGCGAAGCCGAAGGCGAGCCCGGTCGAACGATCAACGAGGTTTAACGCGCCCGATGACCGCTCATCTCCGCGCCAGCATTCTTAGGCAACAACGCACTAACCGGCGCAGCCAACAACGAAATAAACGTCACTACCAGAAACGCCACCGAGAAGTCCGGCAGCGCCGCATGCTCACGCCCGCCCCACACCACCGACAGATGCAACGCCGCGGCCGCCACGCAAATCCCCAGCGACAGCATCAACTGCTGGAACGTCGTGTAAAAACTCGTCGCGCTCGAAAACCGCTCGCTCGGCACATCCGCATACGCCACCGTGTTGTACGCGCTGAACTGCAGTGACTGGAAGAAGCCCGAGAACAGCAGCACCACGTAGATGATCCACAGCGGCCAATCCGGCCGGAACGCCGCGCACAGGGCGACGCAGACCATCGAGAACACGCCGTTCCACACCAGCGTGGCGCGGAAGCCCCAACGGCGCAGCACCGGCGCGGCGGTGGCCTTCATCAGCATGGCGCCCAGGGCCGAGACGAAGGTGATTACGCCGCTATGCGCTGCCGACAGGCCAAAGCCCAGCTGCATCATTAGCGGCAGCAGGAACGGCACCGAACCGGCGGTGATGCGCGTGAGCGAACCGGCGATCACCGAGAGGCGGAACGTCTGGAAGCGCATCAGCGACATGTCGAGGATGGGATTCGTGATGCGCTTCGAATACCAGAGGTAGACGCCGCCCGCGACCATGCCGCCAAGGATCAGCGCCGTGGACAGGTTGAACGACTGGCCGCCGCGGCTGGCCATTTCCAGGCCAAACACCAGGCACGACAGCGACACACCCGAGAGCACGAAACCGATCCGGTCGAAGCGCACGCGCTCGGTGATGCGGATATCGGGAATGTACTTCGAGGCCAGCCACATGCCGGCCAGGCCGATCGGCACGTTGATGTAGAAGATCCAGCGCCACGACACCCAGGTGACGATGAAGCCGCCCAGCGGCGGCCCGACCACGGGACCGATCAGCGCGGGCACCAGTAGCCACGACATGGCGCTGACCAGTTCGGATTTCGGCACCGAGCGCAGCAGCACGAGGCGGCCCACCGGCACCATCATCGCGCCGCCAATGCCCTGCAACAGGCGGGAAAGCACCAGCAGCGGCAGGTTGCTCGCCAGGCCACAGAGGATCGAGCCCACGGTGAACAGCGCGATGGCGGCACGGAAGACGTTGCGCGAGCCGTAGCGGTCGGCGATGGCGCCGCTGGCCGGGATGAACACGGCGAGGCTGAGCATGTACGAGGTCAGCGCCACGCTCATGTGCAGCGGCGAGACCTCGAAGGAGGCGGCCATGGCCGGCAACGCGGTGGCCAGGATGGTCCCGTCCAATTGCTCCATGAACATCGCACTCGCGATGATCAGGGCAACAGTGCGAAAGCCAGGGGCGGTGGTCATCCGGGGACGTGCGGTGGGGATAACGGGATTTTAGCAGAGGCGCCCCACTCGCGCGGGCTTCTAAAGACTTGTTCATGGCCGGCGAGCGGATCGGTGAACCGCAGTTCACGTGCCAGCAGGCAAAGCGGCTCGGCGAAACCCGGCGCTTCCTCGCGCAACACGGGATAAAACACGTCCCCGGCGATGGGCGCACCGAGCGCGGCCATGTGCACGCGCAGCTGGTGCTTGCGGCCGGTGACCGGCGTCAGCCGATACAGCCATTGCGTGTCGCCGCGCGCGATCACATCGATCACGGTCCGCGCATTCGGTTCGCCGGGCACTTCCTGCATGCGGAAGAACGGCTCGCCGCGCTCAAGGCGGCTCTCGTGCATATACGGGAACGCGAGGCCCGGCAGCGGCGGCGCGAGTGCCTCATACGTCTTCTCGATGCGCCGTTCGCGAAACAGCCGCGTATAGGCGTCGCGACTGGACGGCCGCGCGGAGAACACGACCAGTCCCGCCGTCGCCCGGTCCAGCCGATGCAGCGCGACGAGGTCCGGGTTGCCGAGGCGACGGCCCAGGCGCACCGACAGCGTTTCCTCGACATACGCGCCCGCCGGCATCACCGGCAGGAAGTGCGGCTTGTCGGCGACGACCAGGTCGTCATCGACATGGACCAGCATTTCCTCGAACGGCACGCGCGGCTCGGCGGGCACTTCGCGCCGATAGACCACGGTGGCGCCGGGGCGGAACGGCGTATCGGGTGTCAGCGTCACGTCACCCTCTTCCACCAGGCCACGCGCCATGCGGCTGGCCCAGTCGGCACGAGGGACGGTGGGAAACCGATCGCAGAGGAAGTCGAGGACGGTGGCCCAGCCATCGGGCGGCAGGACGACGCGGCTGCGTGGGAGATCGGTCATGAGGGCTATTGTGCGCAAGACGCCGGGCGGGTCGGCGTGAGCATATACTCATCACACGTCCCCACCTTTGCTATCGAGGCAGTCTCGCCCGTGATCGGCCGGTTCTTCAGGAAGCTGTTTGGTGCCCGCACGCCCGTGCCCCCGGCAAAGCACGAAGGGCATACCTTCGTGAGCGTGGCCGTGGAACACCCCGGGCCCACCAACGCCATCGCGGCCGAGGAAATCGAAGACCGCTTCTACCGCATGCTGCTCGGCGTGGCGCCGTCGGCCGACCTGGCCATGAGCGCGACCGAACAGGCCGCGGCGCGCCGCGTGCGCGATGCCTTCGGCACGGAGCGCTTCGATGTCGGCACCCTGCCCCGCCTGCCGTCGGTGGTGCCGCAGCTGATGCGCTCGCTGCGCAACGACGACAGCAGCAGCCGCACGCTGGCCGAGCAGATCAGCCGGGATACCGTGCTGGTGGGCGAGATCATCCGCGTCGCCAACAGCGCTTACTTCCGCACCGCCCGCCCGGTAACCGGCCTGCCGCAGGCGATCACCCTGCTGGGCCAGAACGGCCTGCGCCGGGTGGTGATGCAGCTGGTGATGCGGCCGATCCTGCGCACCGATACCGACGCACTCAGCCGCGCCGCGGGCGACCGCCTGTGGGAGCACGCCGAGCGCTGCGCGCGCACCTGCGTGTTCCTCAGCCGCCCGGCGGCCGATCCGTTTGAAGCCTTCCTTGCCGGCCTGGTCAGCCAGACCGGGGCGCAGACCATCATGCTGGAGCTCGACGCGGCCGGGCTCGCCCAGCTCAGCCTGAGCCGCCCGTTTGTCGCGGCACTCGGCCAGCAGGTGGAACGGCTGTCGCTCCACGCCGCCCGCCACTGGCAGTTTCCTTCCCGCGTGGTCCAGGCCCTGGCGGAGCGCGCGGATCCCGCGGACGCGGGCGCACGCACGCCGCTGGGGCGCGCGCTGCTGGCGGCCAGCCGCGTGGCGATGCTGGATGTGCTGGTGGAACAAGGCCTGGCCGACCCGGACAGCGTGCTGCTGGCCACGCCGACCCAGGGCTTCAACCAGGAGCGCCTGGTCGCGGCCCGCGACGACCTCCGCACGCCGACGGCGGCGGAGGCCTGAGGCACCTGCTCGCTTAGCGGTGCACGCCCGTGGCGACGACGTCCGTCCACAGCTGGCTGGCGAGGTCACGCGACGCCGACTGCAACAGCGCCGGCACCTGCACGTCGAAGCGCGGCTCGGCGGCGTTCAGCGGCATGGACTGGCTGACGCGGTAGCCCTTCGCCACCACCTTGCCGCGGGCGACGATGCGGCAATCGGCCTGCATGTCGATCGTGGTCACCGGGGTATCCGCCTTCGGGGCGGCCGCGACCACCACCTGCATGTTGCGGCAGCCCACGATCAGGTCGGTGAAGTACTTCGGCTGCAGGTCACGGCGCAGCTGCGCCTGGATGACCGAAACCACATCCGGGGCCACCTGCACGTGGGCCGTCGTATCCAGGCCCTTGACGTTGAGGACGGCGGCGCCCTTGTTTTCCACGGTGAGCCACGGCGAATCCGGGCTGGCTGCCACCATGCGGCTGGCATCGGCATCGATCACGGCTTTGCCGCCACAGGCGGACAACAACATGGCCGCGGCGGCGGCCAACAAACACTTCGTCACTTCCAATCCCCTGATTTCCCCCGGACACAAGTCGAGAAGCGTAACGGCTGGCCCCCACCGGCGGCAAGGAACCGTTTCACAGTGTGTTCTGCCGGATTTGCCTCTACGCGCCGGGCACGCGCCGCCGATAGTCCTTGGATGTACATATGGATCTCCATCATGGCCGGTGGCCCCCAGGACGGCGAGCGCTTCCAGCGCGAGTTCTACACGCCGCGCGCCACCCCACCGGCCATGCGCGCCAGCGACGGCCGGGTGTGCTGTCCGGTGGCGACGCGCACCACGCGGGCCGCGTCGGTCTGCGTGGTGGTCCATCCCCAGGCGCGGGACGAGGATATTGAGCGAGCCATCGATGCCATGGTGGGCGAGGCCGAGCGGCAGGAATTTCCGGCAAATACCCTATAAGTGTATGATTGCTCTTTTCTAATCCTCGGGCAGGGGGTCCGTTTTGGCCTTTTCCGCGCATGCCTCTGACGCCGGCGACGCCCTCGCCCGGTTGAGCTGGCAAGATTTCGAGCACCTGTTGGCGGAGCACTACCGCGAGCAGGGCTACCGCGTGGAACTCGTCACCGCGCACGACCTCAAGGCCTTGGCCCACGCCGGCCTGGACATGCGCCTGCACCGCCAGAGCGAGACCGTGATCGTGCAGTGCGGCCACTGGGACGCGATCTTCGTGGACCTGGCCGAAGTGCAGGAGCTGCTGAGCACCATGCTGAACGAGGCGGCCAGCCGCGGCATCCTCGTCACCCGCGGCAGCTTCACCCAGGCCGCCCGCAACGCCGTGCGCCGCCAGCCGCGTGTGCACCTGGTGGATGGCGACCTGCTGCGCGCCATGCTCAAGCTGCCCGACCACCTGGACACCGCCCCGCCGGGCAGCCGCCCCGCGGAGAAGGTGGCGCGCACGGCCGCCGCCGCGCGGCGCCGTTCGCGTGGCGGTCGCTCCTATGTGATCCCGGTGGTCATGGGCGTGGTCATCGCCAGCCTGCTTGGCCTGTTCGCCTGGCGCGCCATGAGCACGCGCGATGGTGCCCCGCCGCCGGTGGCCGAGGCCGCCGCGCCGCCCGCGCCCGCGCCTGTGGCGCCTGCCGCCGTGTCGCCCGACCCCGGCGCCCTGCCCCCGACGACCGCCGCAGCCACCACCGTCGTGCCCGAGCGCCCCGTCATGACCTCGGCCGCCGCCCGCGATGCCGAGGCCGCCGCCCGCCTGGCGCATGAACTGGCCGAGCGCGAGCGCGCCAGCCGCGAAGAAGAAGCCGCACGCAATCGCAAGAAAACCGAAGATGCGTTGAAAGTGATGGAGCGCAACACCCGCGAGGTTGGCTCCTACTAATACCGCACGATCGTTCACGCGTTTGCCATACCCCCGGGCCTAGGCTGGGCCGCGACTTCCGTCGCTCCCCAGGCCTCCCCATGACCGATACGCTGGATCCGGATCTGCTTCGCCGCATGCACGCCTACTGGCGCGCTGCGAACTACCTCACCGTCGGGCAGATCTACCTGCGCGACAACCCGATGCTCGAGGAGCCGCTGAAACGCGAGCACATCAAGCATCGCCTGCTGGGGCACTGGGGCACGACGACCGGCCTCAACTTCATCTACACCCACCTCAATCGCGCCATCGTCCAGCGCGACCTCAACATGATCTACGTGATGGGCCCTGGCCACGGCGGCCCCGGCCCGGTGGCACACACGTACCTCGAAGGCTCGTACACCGAGATCTATCCGCGCATCGACCGCAGCAAGGCCGGCATGCGCGAACTGTTCCGCCAGTTCTCCTGGCCGTACGGCATCCCCAGCCACGTGGCGCCGGAAACCCCGGGCTCGATCCACGAAGGCGGTGAACTGGGCTATTCGCTGTCCCACGCGTTTGGCGCGGCGTACGACAATCCCGAGCTGATCGTCGCCTGCGTCGTCGGCGATGGCGAAGCGGAAACCGGTGCGCTCGCCACCAGCTGGCATTCGAACAAGTTCCTCAATCCCGTGACCGACGGCGCCGTGCTGCCGATCCTGCATCTGAACGGCTTCAAGATCGCCAACCCGACGGTGCTGGCGCGCATCGGCGACGACGACCTGCGCGACCTGATGCGCGGCTACGGCTACGATCCGCACTTCGTCGAAGGCCATGAACCGGAAGCCATGCACCAGGCCTTCGCCGCGGCGCTGGATACCTGCCTGGATGCGATCCGCCAGATCCAGAAGGAAGCCCGCGAGGAAAGCGCCGACCAGGCCAAGCTGCCGCGCTGGCCGATGATCGTGTTCCGCAGCCCCAAGGGCTGGACCGGGCCCAAGGTGGTCGATGGCAAGCCCGTGGAAGGCACGTGGCGCGCGCACCAGGTGCCGCTGTCCAAGTTCGAGACCGACGAGCACGTGAAGCAGCTCGAAGACTGGATGAAGAGCTATAACGCGCACGAGCTGTTTGACGAGGAAGGCCGCTTCCGCGAGGAATTCGCGTCGCTCGCGCCCACCGGCCAGCGCCGCATGGGCATGAACCCGCACGCCAACGGCGGCCTGCTGCTGAAGCCGTTGCACATGCCGCACTTCGCGCAGTTTGCCGAGGATGTGAAAACACCGGGCGACCACAAGGCCGAAATGACCCGCGTGCTCGGCCGTTTCCTGCGCGAGGTGATGCGCCAGAACATGCGCAGCTTCCGCGTGTTCGGCCCCGACGAGACGGCGTCGAATCGCCTTGAGGCCATTTACGAAGCCAGCCCGAAGACCTGGCTGGCCGAGTACGAAGCCGTCGACGAAGACCTCGCGCCCGATGGCCGCGTGATGGAAGTGCTCAGCGAGCACCAGTGCCAGGGCTGGCTGGAGGGCTACCTGCTCACCGGACGGCACGGCTTCTTCTCCTGCTACGAAGCCTTCATCCACATCATCGATTCGATGTTCAACCAGCATGCAAAGTGGCTGAAGACCACGCGCAAGATGGAATGGCGTCCGCCGATCGCCTCGCTGAATTACCTGCTGAGCTCGCACGTGTGGCACCAGGACCACAACGGCTTCTCGCACCAGGACCCGGGCTTTATCGACCACGTGGCGAACAAGAAATCCGAGATCGTGCGGATCTACCTGCCACCGGACACCAACTGCCTGCTCTCCGTGGCGGACCACTGCCTGCGCAGCCGCCACTACGTGAACGTGATCATCGCCGGCAAGCAGCCGGACTGGCAGTGGCTGGATATCGAATCGGCCGTGCGCCATTGCACCGCCGGTGCGGGCATCTGGGAATGGGCCGGCCGCGGCGGTGACGATCCGGATGTGGTGATGGCCTGCGCGGGCGACGCACCGACGGTGGAAGTGCTGGCCGCGGTGATGCTGCTGCGCGAGTACGTGCCTGACATCCGCATCCGCGTCGTCAACGTGGTGGACCTGATGTCGCTGGAGACGCCGGACGAACACCCGCACGGCATGGACGACGACCGCTTCGACGACCTGTTCACCAAGGACAAGCCCGTGGTGTTCGCCTTCCACGGCTACCCCGGCATCGTGCACAAGCTGACCTACCGCCGGCACAACCACGACAACTTCCATGTGCGTGGCTACAAGGAAGAAGGCACCACGACCACGGCGCTGGACATGATGGTGCTGAACAACATGGACCGCTTCCAGCTCGCCCTGGACGTGATCAACCGCGTGCCCCGCTTTGCCGGTGAACGCGAGAAGGCCACGCAGCGCTACTGGGCGGATATCCAGCGCCACAAGCTTTACGTGAGCGAACACGGCTGGGACCTGCCGGAAGTGCGCGACTGGCAGTGGAAAGCCGAGGACGCGAACTGATGCCGCGGCACATCCTCGCCCTCAATACCGGTTCGTCCTCCCTGAAATACGGGCTTTACCGGGTGGATGGCGAGGTGTGCGAGCCACTGTTATCGGACCAGGCCGACGCACCGGGCGGCGATGCCGACCCGGTGCAGGCGATCGTGACGACGTTGCGCGAGAAGAAGCTGCCCTCGCCCGATGCCATCGGCCACCGCATCGTGCACGGCGGCCCGAACATCCGCACGCATGCGCTGATCGACGACGCGCTGATGCAGCACCTGGAGGAAGCCAAAGCGTTCGCGCCGCTGCACGTGCCCGCGGCGGTGGCGATGGTGAAGCGTGCCCGCGAGGCCTTTCCGGGCACACCCGAAGTGGCCTGCTTCGATACGGCCTTCCACGCGACGATGCCACTGGTCGCCAAAACCCTGCCGCTACCCGCGGACCTGCGCGAAGGCGGCATCGAGCGCTACGGCTTCCACGGCCTGTCGTATGAGTCCATCGTGCGCCAGCTCGGTGCCAGCCTTCCCTCGCGCGTGGTGATCGCCCACCTGGGCAATGGCGCCAGCCTGTGCGCGGTACGCGATGGCCAGTCCATCGACACCACCATGGGCCTCACCCCCACCGGCGGCATCGTCATGGGCACGCGCCCCGGCGACCTGGATCCCGGCGTGCTGCTGTACCTGATGCGTGAGAAGGGCTACGACGCGGAACGGCTGGAGACGCTCGTGGATCGCGAGTCGGGCCTGAAAGGCTTGTCCGGCGGGATCAGCGACATGCGCAAGCTGCATGCGTCGAACGACGAAGCGTCGAAGCTGGCGCTCGATGTGTTCGTCCACGTGGCGCGCAAGCAGATCGCCGCCATGGTCGCGTCGCTAGGCGGGTTGGACCTGCTCGTCTTCACCGGTGGCATCGGCGAGAACGATGTGAAAACCCGCGAGGCGATCCTCGCGGGTCTGCAGTGGATGGGCGACTTCAACAGCCGCGTCATCCCCACCGAGGAAGACGCGCAGATCGCCCGCCACACCGCCCGCCTGGCGAATTAGACGACGACGACCGGGATCTTGCCGATCTTCGAGCGCCACACCTTCGGGCCGGTTTCATGCACCGAGGTGCCTTGGCTGTCGACGGCGACGGTGACCGGCATGTCCTGCACGTCGAACTCGTAGATCGCTTCCATGCCGAGGTCTTCGAAGGCCAGCACGCGCGAGCTCTTGATCGCCTTCGACACCAGGTAGGCGGCGCCGCCGACGGCCATCAGGTACACGGCCTTGTTATCGCGGATGGCATCGATGGCGGTGGGGCCGCGCTCGGACTTGCCGACCATGCCGAGCAGGCCAGTGGTTTCCAGCATCTGGCGGGTGAACTTGTCCATGCGCGTGGCGGTGGTCGGGCCAGCGGGGCCGACGACTTCGTCACGCACCGGATCCACCGGGCCCACGTAGTAGATGAAGCGGTTGGTGAAGTCCACCGGCAGCGTTTCGCCGCGGTTGAGCATGTCGATCATCCGCTTGTGCGCGGCGTCGCGGCCGGTGAGCAGCTTGCCGTTGAGCAGGATGGTTTCACCCGGCTGCCAGCTGTTCACTTCTTCGCGGGTGATCGTGTCGAGGTTCACCCGGCGGCCCTTGGACGAGTCGTAGGTGAGCTTCGGCCAGTCTTCCAGCGACGGCGGATCGAGCATCACCGGGCCGGAGCCGTCCATCACGAAGTGCGCGTGGCGCGTGGCCGCGCAGTTGGGGATGATCGCCACCGGCAGGTTGGCGGCATGCGTCGGGTAGTCGCTGACCTTCACGTCGAGCACGGTGGTCAGGCCACCGAGGCCCTGCGCGCCGATGCCGAGCGCGTTGACCTTCTCGTACAGCTCCAGGCGCAGCTCTTCGGCGCGGTTGGACGGGCCACGGGCCTGAAGGTCAGTGATGTCGATCGGCTCCATCAGCGATTCCTTCGCCAGCAGCATCGCCTTCTCGGCGGTGCCGCCGATGCCGATGCCGAGCATGCCCGGCGGGCACCAGCCGGCGCCCATCGTCGGCACCGTCTTAAGCACCCAGTCGACGATGGAGTCGGAGGGGTTGAGCATGGCGAACTTGGACTTCGCTTCCGAACCGCCGCCCTTGGCCGCCACGGTCACGTCGAGCTTATCGCCCGGCACGATGGAGACGTTGATGACGGCCGGGGTATTGTCGCGCGTGTTCATGCGCTTGCCCGCCGGATCCGCCAGCACCGAAGCGCGCAGCTTGTTGTCCGGGTGGTTGTAGGCACGGCGAACACCCTCGTTCACCATGTCTTCCACGCTCATCGTGGCATCGTCCCAGCGCACGTTCATGCCCACCTTGAGGAACACGGTGACGATGCCGGTGTCCTGGCAGATCGGCCGGTGGCCCTCGGCGCACATGCGCGAGTTGATCAGGATCTGGGCGATGGCATCCTTTGCCGCCGGGGACTCTTCGCGCTCGTAGGCGGCGGTGAGATTCCGGATGTAGTCCACCGGGTGATAGTAGGAGATGTACTGGAGGGCGTCGGCGACGCTCTGGATGAGGTCGTCCTGCTTGATCGAGGTCATGTCGCTTCCGCTGGCTCGCTGGGCTGGCAAAACACCAATTTTAGCCTACCTGAGGCGGTGTAAGGTGGCCGGGCCTGCCCCGGTCTA is part of the Luteibacter pinisoli genome and harbors:
- a CDS encoding GNAT family N-acetyltransferase, whose amino-acid sequence is MTDVRFLQGLRDIPAADWDALIPDGNPFVSHAFLHGMEAKGCLREDYGWAPYHLAIFENGRLVAAAPTYLKGNSHGEFVFDWSWAAAWERAGGQYYPKMLVASPYSPVPGPRLLVREGIGADVLRNQLTAALVDEAERLGLSSIHANFLAEDDLDAFDDRWLARSDYQFHWHNRGYPDFDAFLGALTAKKRKNIRQERARAHAAGLTLEMRGGDELSDMDWRQIHGLYELTFDLKGNHAALTARFFQYLGRELGPNVQVAMARDGDEIVAMALFLRGGDALYGRYWGASVEISGLHFELCYYRGIDYAIREGIARFEPGAQGEHKLARGFLPTLTHSRHYIAHDGFRRAVADALEQEAEHREAYRAELLTHSPYADR
- a CDS encoding MFS transporter, yielding MTTAPGFRTVALIIASAMFMEQLDGTILATALPAMAASFEVSPLHMSVALTSYMLSLAVFIPASGAIADRYGSRNVFRAAIALFTVGSILCGLASNLPLLVLSRLLQGIGGAMMVPVGRLVLLRSVPKSELVSAMSWLLVPALIGPVVGPPLGGFIVTWVSWRWIFYINVPIGLAGMWLASKYIPDIRITERVRFDRIGFVLSGVSLSCLVFGLEMASRGGQSFNLSTALILGGMVAGGVYLWYSKRITNPILDMSLMRFQTFRLSVIAGSLTRITAGSVPFLLPLMMQLGFGLSAAHSGVITFVSALGAMLMKATAAPVLRRWGFRATLVWNGVFSMVCVALCAAFRPDWPLWIIYVVLLFSGFFQSLQFSAYNTVAYADVPSERFSSATSFYTTFQQLMLSLGICVAAAALHLSVVWGGREHAALPDFSVAFLVVTFISLLAAPVSALLPKNAGAEMSGHRAR
- the aat gene encoding leucyl/phenylalanyl-tRNA--protein transferase, whose translation is MIRLPQLHAARPGQFPDPEGAMVEPNGLLAWGGDLSAERLLAAYSQGVFPWFNPDEPILWWSPDPRCVFRTDGVHISRSLRKQLATTHWRLTADTSFNRVMRACAEPRNGQPGTWIGDEMIAAYQELHRLGHAHSVEVWDRGSLVGGIYGVAIGRLFCGESMFSARTGGSKVALAGLCQLLHGWGFPLLDAQVSNPHLVSMGAIDMPRKQFVAQARRLAAMPGIPGSWIKTQVPLPT
- a CDS encoding pseudouridine synthase, translating into MTDLPRSRVVLPPDGWATVLDFLCDRFPTVPRADWASRMARGLVEEGDVTLTPDTPFRPGATVVYRREVPAEPRVPFEEMLVHVDDDLVVADKPHFLPVMPAGAYVEETLSVRLGRRLGNPDLVALHRLDRATAGLVVFSARPSSRDAYTRLFRERRIEKTYEALAPPLPGLAFPYMHESRLERGEPFFRMQEVPGEPNARTVIDVIARGDTQWLYRLTPVTGRKHQLRVHMAALGAPIAGDVFYPVLREEAPGFAEPLCLLARELRFTDPLAGHEQVFRSPREWGASAKIPLSPPHVPG
- the trxB gene encoding thioredoxin-disulfide reductase; translation: MSTPKHSRLLILGSGPAGYTAAVYAARANLKPTMVTGLQQGGQLMTTTEVDNWPGDEKGVQGPELMRRMAEHAERFETEMMFDHIHQVDLQNRPFRLKGDAGEYTCDALIITTGATAKYLGIASEEKFKGRGVSACATCDGFFFRDQDVVVVGGGNTAVEEALYLSNIARKVYLVHRRDKLRAEKIMQDKVFEKAAAGKIELLWNHAIDEVLGDDSGVNGVRVKDVNTGAKRDLEVQGFFVAIGHTPNTGIFDGQLEMKDGYIQIQSGLAGMATATSVPGVFAAGDVADHVYRQAITSAGFGCMAALDAERWLDQNHKLD
- a CDS encoding HDOD domain-containing protein, which produces MIGRFFRKLFGARTPVPPAKHEGHTFVSVAVEHPGPTNAIAAEEIEDRFYRMLLGVAPSADLAMSATEQAAARRVRDAFGTERFDVGTLPRLPSVVPQLMRSLRNDDSSSRTLAEQISRDTVLVGEIIRVANSAYFRTARPVTGLPQAITLLGQNGLRRVVMQLVMRPILRTDTDALSRAAGDRLWEHAERCARTCVFLSRPAADPFEAFLAGLVSQTGAQTIMLELDAAGLAQLSLSRPFVAALGQQVERLSLHAARHWQFPSRVVQALAERADPADAGARTPLGRALLAASRVAMLDVLVEQGLADPDSVLLATPTQGFNQERLVAARDDLRTPTAAEA